A stretch of Amycolatopsis balhimycina FH 1894 DNA encodes these proteins:
- a CDS encoding helix-turn-helix domain-containing protein: MYEEAAPPGPVRDVARCVWRSVSAVPKRIVPDGCVDLVAGDGEVFVAGPDTSAWLSVTSPGAVLTGVRFIPGRAAAVLGVPADELRDRRVPLGELWGREGELAAERLLAGELSPAQAVAARLPEVPPPDPAVAALIGRLAAGATRVAEAAAGLARAGTDGLAADRTDAAAMLARRVSNPAEVAAARIEDAAASLAVGERRLRRRFVQAVGYGPATYLRVSRFQRAVTLAPRVAGLAALAAAAGYADQAHLSRDCRALTGLTPRAYFRGSSTVDATGRDRLRSA; encoded by the coding sequence GTGTACGAGGAGGCGGCGCCACCAGGGCCGGTGCGGGACGTGGCGCGGTGCGTGTGGCGATCGGTTTCGGCGGTCCCGAAGCGGATCGTCCCCGACGGCTGCGTGGACCTGGTCGCCGGGGACGGCGAGGTGTTCGTGGCGGGCCCGGACACGTCGGCGTGGTTATCGGTGACCAGCCCCGGGGCGGTGCTGACCGGAGTGCGGTTCATCCCGGGCCGCGCGGCGGCGGTCCTCGGCGTGCCGGCCGACGAGCTGCGCGACCGCCGGGTGCCGTTGGGCGAGTTGTGGGGTCGCGAAGGGGAACTGGCCGCCGAGCGGCTGCTGGCGGGCGAGCTGTCGCCGGCGCAAGCGGTCGCGGCGCGGCTGCCGGAGGTGCCGCCGCCCGACCCGGCGGTGGCGGCGTTGATCGGCCGGTTGGCCGCGGGTGCGACGCGGGTCGCCGAGGCGGCCGCGGGGTTGGCTCGGGCCGGAACCGATGGGCTTGCCGCCGATCGAACCGATGCCGCCGCCATGCTTGCCCGGCGCGTCTCGAACCCGGCAGAGGTTGCGGCCGCGCGGATCGAGGACGCCGCCGCGTCCCTCGCGGTCGGCGAACGGCGGCTGCGGCGGCGGTTCGTCCAGGCGGTCGGCTACGGCCCGGCCACCTACCTCCGGGTCAGCCGGTTCCAGCGCGCCGTCACGCTGGCTCCGCGCGTCGCCGGCCTGGCCGCGCTGGCCGCCGCCGCGGGGTATGCCGACCAGGCTCACCTCAGCCGGGACTGCCGGGCCCTGACCGGCCTGACGCCCCGCGCGTACTTCCGCGGATCCTCCACTGTGGACGCAACCGGGCGTGACCGGCTCCGTTCGGCGTAA